TTCGCTCACCTTAGATGTGGATACGCTGACTGCCGCTTCAGTaaacaaaaccctaattccTATCTGACGTTTCAGTAGTGGGTAAATGAGATCACGAGCCTTAATCATCTTGTTAACCAACCATGAGTAGTTACTGCTTGTGTTAATTGTCCAGTAGTTAGAAATGTCTCCTCTTAGAATTACCTCCTTGAACCAACAGACCCACACAGAGTTCGGGCGAAAGAAAATCATCCAGATAAGCTTCAATATACAAGCGAGGTTCCAGCTATGAAGGTCTTTGACACCAATCCCCCCTAATCTTTGGTAAGTGTTACTGTCTCCCAACTCACTCGTGCTGTGTTGTGGCCTTTTCACTGCTTCCTTTCCACATGAATAGACTACAGAGAGAATTGATTCTATTGATGTATGATTTTGGCAGGATAAAACTCGAGCACCAGAAGGTAGAGACTCCAGCTATCACCGTCTTGATCAGGAGCAATCGTCCAGCAAACGAGAGAGCTTTAGCTGACCAAGTTTAGAGACGTTGCTTGATCTGCTGTAGGAGGGGCTCACAGTTCTCCAAGTTTAACGTCTTTGTACATAATGGGACCCCGAGATATCTCATAGGTAAACTACCACATGGCATACTAGTTGATGCTTGTATTGCAGAAATTTCTTCTCATGTTAGTCCATATGCAAAGAAGCTAGATTTTTGTAAGCTCAGCGCTAGTCCTGATCTTTTTTCAAACTCTTGCAGTATCTGGAGAACCCTCTGAACAGACTCTCGAGACCCATCAATGAAGATCAATAGATCATCTGCAAATGAGAGATGTGTCAACTTCGTCTTATGGCACTggtgatggtaagataaataTCCAGACCTTGCTTCTTTATCCAACATCAGTGACAGGTAGTTCATAGCAATGACAAAAAGGTAAGGAGATAGTGGGTCTGCTTGCCTTAGTCCTCTCTTACCTTTGAAGAAACAACTCACCGTGCCATTATACCCCACCATAAATGATGTTGTGCAGATGCAAGCTTTCAGCAGCCGAATGAAGGGAGCAAGGAGGAGCAGGCTCTCCAATGCTGCAAAAATGAAATCACAAGAGAAGGTGTCAAAGGCTTTGGCTATATCGACCTTGATGGTAATCTTCTTAGACCCTTTATTTTTATGATAGCCATTCACCAGTTCGCTCGCCAATACTGTATTTTCTATTAGCAACCTTCCCTCCACAAAGGCTGTTTGGTTTGGCAAGATTAGTTGGTGTAGAATAGGCTTAAGACGTCTCACCAGTAGCcgtgatataaatttataaagcGTATTCAAACAGGAGATGGGTCGATAGTCTGATATTCTAGATGCACCTATGAATTTAGGAACCAAAGACATTATTGTTGAGTTTGTGGTTTTTGGCAGGAAACCTGAGTTGAAGAAATCTTGTATTGAGTTGATACATTATGTGCCTAGCAGTGTCCAAGAAGCTTTTAAGAAACCATAGGTTAGTCCATCAGGCCCTGGCGCTTTATTTGGGTTGAGAGAAAATATGAGCTTAGTGATTTCTGCATTTGTAGGCATCAGGAGTATGGAGTTCGTCTTCTGTTGGCTGCAGGTGAAGGGTGTAAGACTTTGAAACCAGTTAGACGAGGAGTACCATATCACGGAGAGGAGGTCTGGGCCGAGGACAGCCTTAAAATGTGAGATGGCGTGAGCGCTCATCTCCAATGGATCGGTAATGGTAACACCTGACAGTAGGAGGAACGAGCGAATGGCATTAAAGCTTGCTCTCATCTGGCAAACACGGTGGAAATATGTAGTGTTGAGATCTCCTTCTCTGAGCCAAGTTATCCTAGACTTTTGTTGAAAGAAGCATTCCTCAATCTGTCTCAAGAATTGCCATTTCAGGTTCAGTTCGTGTTCTTCAGCAAAAGTTTGTGGAGTTGGGTCTGTTAAGGCATGTACCTGCGCATGTTGTAACAAACGGTAATATTCATTAACTCTTTGTTGGATATTTAagaaattttctttattaagaGTTTTGAGACTCCTTTTTATGCTTTTCAGCTTCCAACACAGAGTTGCAAGGTTGGCAGACACACTTCCGGCGAGCAACCACGCATCAGTAACAACCTCCAAGAAGCTCGGGTGTTTGGTTAAGTAGTTTAAGAACCGAAAGGGTTGGGTTCCAGCTTTAGGGAGTTGGAAAGCAAGGTTAATAAGGCAGAGGGTGTGATTAGAGGGGGACAGTGGAAGAAAGGTGGCAGTGGCATTAGGGAAACTGGTAAGATAGTCACTGTTGATTAGGCATCTATCAAGTTTCTTTGCAATAGGAGTAGCATTACGATTGTTTGTCCATGTGTGAACAGGTCCATAGAATCGAAGATCAAAAACCCCCATCTGGAGCAGACTGTCACGGAATTGGAAAATTTGAGGAGCATGTCTATTGTGAGAGAAGGAAGAATGCTCATGGCAGTGGAGAATTTGATTAAAGTCGCCTCCTATCATCCATGGCCTTGCGTCTAGGGCATGAGCTGAGTGCACATTCAATAGCTCAACCCAAAGGTCAGTTCTCTCTTCGCTAAGATTTGACGCATAGATGGCAGAGTAGATGATAGGGGTGCAATTAGGAAGCTCTAGTTCACAAGTAATCATTTGCCTTGACTGTGAGATGACTCGAACTTTTGCAGGGTCCGTCCAAATGAGCACGATTCTCCCGTCCTCATCAGATAGGTAATTTGATATATAGTGCCAGTCTTTAAATAGAGTAGACATCAAGAGGGGTAGAGATACTTCCTTTATATGTGTTTCCAAAAGAGCACCAAAAATAGGTTTATAACTAAAAAGCCAATCCGAAAAAGTCCGATGTTTAGCCGGGTCATTTAAACCACAGAGGTTCCAAAAAAGAGTTTTACACTCATAGGAAGAAAAAAAGGGATCTCCAATAGACTGGAGAGGTTAGTATCATTTAGTAGCAGCAAAAAAAAGGTTCTTTGTAGAGGGATCAAGGAAAGGGGAATTAACAAGATAGTTTAAGGTGCCAATCTCAGGGAAAAGTGGGGCAGGGGATGGTTTCAAAGATTGATAGGTGACTTTTAGAGGAGCAGGGGGGAGAACGTAGGGGAGGAGCGGGTTCTTTTAAGTGAGGGCTTTTTTGGCTTGTCAGAGGGAGTTTCAGTAGTGGATGAAGGAATTTTATGAATTGGAGTGGGGACAAAAGAGGGAGACGTAACTGCTGAAGGGGTAGTGGGAAGAGAGACAGAATGGGTAGATGGTGGGGACTGAGTGATGATGGGTGTAAAGGACTTCTTAACAACATACTGCTTACTCTTTGCAGCAGTAGCTGGAGTTTTTTTCAAGTTTTCTGAAACTTTTTGCTTCGCTTTTTCTCCAGGAGCTCTTGCCATAGGAGGAAGATCCTTAAGTGGAGGATCCTTAGGCGGTGTAAAGAGCAAGCAATTTCTGACAACATGACCAAGCTCATGACAATGAAAGCACGTGGGAGGCAACCATGATAATCCACTTGAACCTCAACTATCTCACCACTCTGTCGTTGGAATTCAACTACCGTTGGGAGCGGCTTTGTGAAATCCACTTCCACTTTGACATG
This genomic interval from Brassica napus cultivar Da-Ae chromosome A6, Da-Ae, whole genome shotgun sequence contains the following:
- the LOC106429849 gene encoding uncharacterized protein LOC106429849 — translated: MITCELELPNCTPIIYSAIYASNLSEERTDLWVELLNVHSAHALDARPWMIGGDFNQILHCHEHSSFSHNRHAPQIFQFRDSLLQMGVFDLRFYGPVHTWTNNRNATPIAKKLDRCLINSDYLTSFPNATATFLPLSPSNHTLCLINLAFQLPKAGTQPFRFLNYLTKHPSFLEVVTDAWLLAGSVSANLATLCWKLKSIKRSLKTLNKENFLNIQQRVNEYYRLLQHAQVHALTDPTPQTFAEEHELNLKWQFLRQIEECFFQQKSRITWLREGDLNTTYFHRVCQMRASFNAIRSFLLLSGVTITDPLEMSAHAISHFKAVLGPDLLSVIWYSSSNWFQSLTPFTCSQQKTNSILLMPTNAEITKLIFSLNPNKAPGPDGLTYGFLKASWTLLGT